The following proteins are co-located in the bacterium genome:
- a CDS encoding TonB family protein codes for MTRAFPVSLLCHFLVLATIVWFGSHVTRQVLPRQHNISVRLARLPQPRPEVARDEPVQPPLQEEDQIPEPVVQQERRETPAVVPEEPERRVVAETKEPEPAARRNDPAPDVSDAAAPVTQPETRAPQPVVGTDVAIPPRFAYYIDLLESRIARNWHPKQLGFREASARVCKIHFHVEQNGLITRETIVQSSGVPLMDRESLKAVRSVGHFMPLPRGLADNALGVTYTFTLTSGN; via the coding sequence GTGACTCGCGCCTTCCCGGTCTCGCTGCTCTGCCACTTCCTGGTCCTGGCGACGATAGTCTGGTTCGGATCGCACGTCACACGTCAGGTGCTGCCGCGCCAGCACAACATCTCCGTCCGCCTGGCCAGGCTGCCGCAGCCCCGGCCCGAGGTCGCGCGCGACGAGCCAGTGCAGCCGCCGCTGCAGGAGGAGGATCAGATCCCCGAGCCGGTCGTCCAGCAGGAACGGAGAGAGACACCGGCCGTCGTGCCCGAGGAACCTGAGCGGCGGGTCGTGGCCGAGACCAAGGAGCCCGAGCCCGCGGCGCGGCGGAACGATCCCGCACCGGACGTGAGCGACGCCGCCGCGCCTGTGACGCAACCGGAAACCAGGGCGCCGCAACCCGTGGTGGGCACGGACGTGGCCATCCCGCCACGTTTCGCGTACTACATCGATCTGCTCGAGTCCCGCATCGCGCGCAACTGGCATCCCAAGCAGCTCGGTTTCCGGGAGGCCTCGGCCCGCGTCTGCAAGATCCATTTCCATGTGGAGCAGAACGGCTTGATCACCCGCGAGACCATCGTCCAGTCCTCGGGCGTCCCGCTGATGGACCGCGAATCCCTCAAGGCGGTCAGATCCGTCGGACATTTCATGCCCCTGCCGCGCGGTCTGGCCGACAACGCGCTGGGCGTGACCTATACCTTCACCCTCACTTCAGGGAATTGA
- a CDS encoding PIG-L family deacetylase translates to MNDVAARCDLLCISPHSDDAEIALGGTVRRLADAGRAVWLCDLTRGELGSNGTPELRWREATAAAEILGVAGRLQYDLPDGFISEHDASQVAVVTDVIRRLRPRWVVAAPMPNRHPDHRAVPGLVRKGAFMARLAAWLPAGSGARVWPEGTPLPEPAGRWECEAVCTVCPPGDRPDAYFDVSGVWEAKIAALRCYASQFEPGAGARTTLINDPAFLQEVERWARGWGFRAGVELAEALRVEAAPVYRDLPTERWS, encoded by the coding sequence ATGAACGATGTCGCGGCACGTTGCGATCTGCTCTGCATCTCACCGCACAGCGACGACGCCGAGATCGCTCTGGGCGGGACCGTGCGCCGTCTGGCCGACGCCGGCCGAGCGGTTTGGCTCTGCGATCTGACGCGCGGCGAACTGGGTTCCAACGGCACGCCGGAGCTCAGATGGCGCGAGGCGACCGCCGCCGCGGAGATCCTGGGCGTCGCCGGGCGTCTCCAGTACGACCTGCCCGACGGTTTCATCTCGGAACACGACGCGTCACAGGTGGCGGTCGTGACGGACGTGATCCGCAGGCTGCGCCCGCGCTGGGTGGTGGCCGCCCCCATGCCCAACCGCCACCCGGACCACCGGGCGGTTCCCGGCCTGGTGCGCAAGGGGGCCTTCATGGCGCGCCTGGCCGCCTGGCTGCCCGCCGGGTCCGGGGCTCGGGTCTGGCCGGAGGGGACGCCTCTGCCGGAACCGGCAGGGCGTTGGGAATGCGAGGCTGTCTGCACGGTCTGTCCCCCCGGGGACAGACCCGACGCCTATTTCGACGTGAGCGGCGTGTGGGAGGCCAAGATCGCGGCCCTGCGTTGCTACGCCAGCCAGTTCGAGCCCGGAGCGGGCGCTCGCACCACCCTGATCAACGATCCCGCGTTCCTGCAGGAGGTCGAGCGTTGGGCGCGCGGGTGGGGCTTCCGTGCGGGCGTCGAACTGGCGGAGGCCCTGCGCGTCGAAGCCGCTCCCGTGTACAGGGACCTGCCGACGGAGCGCTGGTCGTGA
- the lpxK gene encoding tetraacyldisaccharide 4'-kinase, with amino-acid sequence PVSREAPPARPRVVSVGALTAGGSGKTPVVLSLAEGLLARGYRTAIVSRGYGSGAAGPLIVDAADPSCGDEARMLAGSLSGCTVVQARDMAAGLRMLRQRRPDTEIVVLEDGHQCAGAGRHLDVLILDRWRTVGRGLVPETGLRLPWGPYREDATGAARAAVWLLSLREGEASPAQPEGGPDMLGFVRRASLPGGVATPAEMPYGVVSGIAAPERFEADCAFLCGGEPAVIARYDDHAAFSGGDVDDLLAVGAGAGARCWLTTAKDRVKLSPLWPLRAPQLHVVALELVWRSPSILVETVLSRLEA; translated from the coding sequence GGCCGGTGAGCCGCGAGGCGCCGCCGGCGCGGCCTCGGGTGGTCTCCGTGGGCGCGCTCACCGCCGGCGGCAGCGGCAAGACGCCCGTCGTGCTGTCCCTGGCGGAGGGCCTGCTGGCACGCGGATATCGTACCGCGATCGTTTCCCGGGGATACGGTTCCGGCGCGGCCGGGCCGCTGATCGTCGACGCCGCGGACCCGAGCTGCGGGGACGAGGCCCGCATGCTCGCCGGCAGCCTGTCCGGCTGCACCGTCGTGCAGGCGCGCGACATGGCTGCGGGACTGCGTATGCTGCGGCAACGGCGGCCGGACACCGAGATCGTGGTGCTCGAGGACGGCCACCAGTGCGCCGGCGCGGGGCGCCATCTGGACGTGTTGATCCTGGACCGCTGGCGCACGGTGGGGCGCGGGCTCGTGCCAGAAACCGGCTTGCGTCTACCCTGGGGACCCTACCGGGAGGATGCGACCGGCGCAGCCCGGGCGGCCGTCTGGCTGTTGTCCCTGCGGGAAGGCGAGGCGTCCCCCGCGCAGCCTGAAGGTGGTCCGGACATGCTGGGTTTCGTCCGCCGCGCGTCGCTGCCGGGAGGCGTAGCGACGCCGGCGGAGATGCCGTACGGTGTGGTGAGCGGGATTGCCGCGCCGGAGCGTTTCGAGGCGGATTGCGCGTTCCTGTGCGGAGGGGAGCCGGCGGTGATCGCGAGATACGACGATCACGCCGCATTTTCCGGCGGCGATGTCGACGATCTGCTCGCGGTCGGGGCAGGGGCCGGCGCACGTTGCTGGCTGACCACGGCCAAGGACCGCGTGAAGCTGTCCCCGCTCTGGCCTCTGCGAGCTCCGCAGCTGCATGTCGTGGCGCTGGAGCTGGTCTGGCGCAGCCCGTCCATCCTCGTCGAAACGGTCCTGTCGCGACTGGAGGCTTGA
- a CDS encoding biopolymer transporter ExbD, whose translation MKRRSAYRSLSEINITSLVDVTLCLLIIFMLTAPYIQGGVEVNLPRTETREVVVEEGPIVTVTKNREIYFDEDPVDMDGLADRLSAFLDRRDELPVYLRADAEVPYGFALQVMAAIERLGFSNLSLVADQELAQAALP comes from the coding sequence ATGAAAAGGCGGTCGGCGTACCGCAGCCTCTCGGAGATCAACATCACCTCGCTGGTGGACGTCACGCTCTGCCTGTTGATCATCTTCATGCTGACCGCGCCCTATATCCAGGGCGGCGTGGAGGTGAACCTGCCCCGCACGGAGACGCGCGAGGTCGTGGTGGAGGAGGGGCCGATCGTCACCGTGACCAAGAACCGCGAGATCTACTTCGACGAGGATCCCGTGGACATGGACGGTCTGGCGGACCGGCTGTCCGCCTTCCTGGACCGGCGCGACGAACTGCCCGTTTACCTGCGCGCCGATGCCGAAGTGCCCTACGGCTTCGCCCTGCAGGTGATGGCGGCGATCGAACGTCTCGGCTTCTCCAACCTCAGCCTGGTTGCCGACCAGGAACTCGCGCAGGCGGCCCTGCCGTGA
- the nadB gene encoding L-aspartate oxidase, whose translation MSWRWSWSGAARPSSSKRSCRDWRLDTVQRCEPVISRHLVIGSGIAGLQFALLAAEQGEVRVVTKKESFESNTNYAQGGIAAVLSPLDDFELHVQDTLVAGDGLCDEAVVRAMVNAAPRLIERLLEYGVRFTRTEGGASYALGREGGHSRNRIVHAADLTGRELEKCLLEACRNHPRIKLDENHVGLDLIMGSDLAGTGLPADRVAGCWVLDRQSLTSTPYLSDVITLATGGCGKVYAYTSNPDIATGDGMAMAYRAGAVLSNLEFVQFHPTCLYHPEAKSFLISEAVRGEGAHLVNSRGERFMSRYDPRQELAPRDVVARSIDQELKLTGEPCVYLDLRHLDRDFVNGRFPNLTRTCRRFGIDMAGEPVPVVPAAHYMCGGVRIDPDGRTSLTGLLAIGEVACSGVHGANRLASNSLLEAVYFAERASRAAVEIAADVTASSGARSVRVDGSLGVEKGPEAMVLEHDWDVVRRVMWDYVGIVRSRNRLDIALDRIRNIRATVEAVYRAALPSPDLVELRNIALNAELIVISALSRQESRGLHYTLDHPGKSDVAADTLVGAGTALQAMACDGTTPG comes from the coding sequence ATGTCGTGGCGCTGGAGCTGGTCTGGCGCAGCCCGTCCATCCTCGTCGAAACGGTCCTGTCGCGACTGGAGGCTTGATACCGTGCAGCGCTGCGAACCCGTCATCTCGCGACATCTGGTGATCGGGTCCGGCATCGCGGGCCTGCAGTTCGCCCTGCTCGCCGCCGAGCAGGGCGAGGTGCGTGTCGTGACCAAGAAGGAATCCTTCGAGAGCAACACCAACTACGCCCAGGGCGGGATCGCCGCCGTGCTCTCCCCCCTCGACGATTTCGAGCTCCATGTCCAGGACACCCTCGTCGCCGGGGACGGCCTGTGCGACGAGGCGGTCGTGCGCGCCATGGTGAACGCCGCGCCGCGGCTCATCGAGCGGTTGCTGGAGTACGGCGTACGCTTCACCCGGACGGAGGGGGGCGCTTCCTACGCGCTGGGCCGCGAGGGCGGCCATTCCCGCAACCGCATCGTCCACGCCGCCGATCTCACCGGCCGCGAGCTGGAGAAGTGCCTGCTCGAAGCCTGCCGCAATCATCCCCGTATCAAGCTGGACGAGAACCACGTGGGTCTCGACCTGATCATGGGAAGCGACCTGGCCGGCACGGGACTGCCGGCGGATCGGGTGGCGGGCTGCTGGGTGCTGGACCGTCAGTCCCTGACCTCGACGCCCTACCTGTCTGATGTGATCACGCTCGCTACCGGCGGCTGCGGCAAGGTCTACGCCTATACGTCGAATCCGGACATCGCCACCGGCGACGGCATGGCCATGGCCTATCGCGCCGGCGCCGTCCTGTCCAACCTGGAGTTCGTGCAATTCCATCCGACCTGTCTCTATCACCCCGAAGCCAAGAGCTTCCTGATCTCCGAGGCCGTCCGGGGGGAAGGCGCCCATCTGGTCAACAGCCGCGGCGAGCGGTTCATGTCCCGCTACGATCCCCGGCAGGAACTGGCGCCCCGGGACGTCGTGGCGCGCTCGATCGACCAGGAGCTCAAGCTGACCGGCGAACCCTGCGTGTACCTGGACCTGCGCCACCTGGACAGGGATTTCGTGAACGGGAGATTCCCGAATCTGACCCGGACCTGCCGCCGCTTCGGCATCGACATGGCTGGAGAGCCCGTGCCGGTCGTGCCGGCCGCCCATTACATGTGCGGGGGCGTCAGGATCGACCCCGACGGCCGGACGAGCCTGACGGGTCTGCTGGCCATCGGCGAGGTGGCCTGTTCGGGCGTCCACGGCGCCAACCGTCTGGCCAGCAATTCACTGCTGGAAGCCGTCTACTTCGCCGAGCGGGCTTCCCGGGCGGCGGTGGAGATCGCAGCGGACGTCACAGCGTCATCCGGTGCCCGCTCCGTGCGCGTGGACGGAAGCCTCGGGGTCGAAAAAGGGCCGGAAGCCATGGTCCTAGAACACGACTGGGACGTGGTCCGGCGGGTCATGTGGGACTATGTGGGTATCGTACGCTCCCGCAACCGGCTCGACATCGCGCTGGACCGGATCCGCAACATCCGGGCCACGGTGGAGGCGGTGTACCGCGCCGCCCTGCCCAGCCCGGACCTGGTCGAGCTGCGGAACATCGCGCTGAACGCCGAGTTGATCGTGATCAGCGCGCTGTCACGGCAGGAGAGCCGCGGGCTGCATTACACGCTGGATCATCCGGGCAAGTCGGACGTCGCCGCGGATACGCTCGTGGGCGCCGGTACCGCCTTGCAGGCCATGGCCTGCGACGGGACCACGCCGGGATGA
- a CDS encoding methyltransferase domain-containing protein — translation MSWHETAFGSHYAWLYAHRDAAEAAACIDALAGILPLAEGIVLDLGCGEGRHLAPLGQRCPRGAVGVDLSPALLRNARALTVGAPPLGLIRADMRSLPFGGGVFRTVVSLFTSFGYFGGLEDHRDLLAGIARVLAPGGRWCLDYLNCRQVRRDMAEPRTATVREAGPCRVTETKRLDPDGDRILKRVEIAPLPGRRDQAAALGIPETGLAYTEAVALFEPEELDALASSVGLERCGALGGYDGRAFAPDAAARWILVYGKDRLS, via the coding sequence ATGAGCTGGCACGAGACAGCATTCGGGAGCCACTACGCCTGGCTCTACGCCCACCGCGATGCGGCGGAGGCGGCGGCCTGCATCGACGCCCTGGCCGGGATCCTGCCGCTGGCAGAGGGGATCGTGCTGGACCTGGGCTGCGGGGAAGGCCGCCATCTCGCCCCGCTGGGGCAACGCTGCCCGCGCGGGGCCGTCGGCGTCGATCTTTCGCCCGCGCTGCTGCGCAACGCCCGGGCGCTGACGGTCGGCGCGCCGCCTCTGGGCCTGATACGTGCCGACATGCGGAGCCTGCCCTTCGGCGGCGGCGTCTTCCGGACGGTGGTGTCCCTGTTCACATCGTTCGGTTATTTCGGAGGTCTCGAAGATCACCGGGACCTGCTCGCCGGCATCGCCCGCGTCCTCGCACCGGGCGGGCGCTGGTGCCTGGATTACCTGAACTGCCGCCAGGTGCGGCGGGACATGGCGGAGCCGCGGACCGCCACCGTGCGCGAGGCGGGACCCTGCCGGGTGACCGAGACCAAGCGCCTGGACCCGGACGGCGACCGCATCCTCAAGCGTGTCGAGATCGCCCCCTTGCCTGGCCGGCGGGACCAGGCCGCCGCCCTGGGCATTCCGGAAACGGGCCTCGCATACACCGAGGCGGTCGCGCTCTTCGAGCCCGAGGAGCTGGACGCCCTGGCTTCGAGCGTCGGCCTGGAGCGGTGCGGTGCCCTAGGCGGCTACGACGGCCGCGCCTTCGCGCCCGATGCGGCGGCGCGCTGGATCCTGGTCTACGGAAAGGACCGTCTGTCGTGA
- a CDS encoding MotA/TolQ/ExbB proton channel family protein yields the protein MVHTAFLAALGASEMMGLLRDTTLLGKTILLILFLLSVMSWAVMIDKARTLSAIRKGHAKFWRLCETWLERGGGSADLDGWCRGREDLPLANLWLEGRSQQSPAAVRRAAERVAYAEIEALERYLIVLSTTVTIAPFLGLMGTVWGIMQAFWDMAAMRSANLTVVAPGIAEALITTIAGLSAAIPAVVFYNLFVRKIDLIGNELERLRTLLEEAAPQTARNTERDHAPRRPETHEKERIR from the coding sequence ATGGTTCATACCGCTTTCCTGGCCGCGCTGGGAGCCTCGGAGATGATGGGCCTGCTGCGCGACACGACCCTGCTGGGCAAGACCATCTTGCTCATCCTGTTCCTGCTGTCGGTCATGTCGTGGGCGGTCATGATCGACAAGGCCCGCACCCTGTCCGCGATCCGCAAGGGGCACGCCAAGTTCTGGCGTCTTTGCGAAACATGGCTCGAGCGCGGCGGGGGCTCCGCCGACCTCGACGGATGGTGCCGCGGGCGCGAGGATCTGCCCCTGGCCAACCTCTGGCTGGAGGGGCGCAGCCAGCAGTCCCCCGCCGCCGTGCGCCGCGCCGCCGAACGCGTGGCCTACGCCGAGATCGAGGCGCTCGAGCGTTACCTGATCGTCCTGTCGACCACGGTCACCATCGCGCCGTTCCTGGGCCTCATGGGCACCGTCTGGGGCATCATGCAGGCCTTCTGGGACATGGCGGCCATGCGCAGCGCCAATCTCACCGTGGTGGCGCCCGGCATCGCCGAGGCGCTGATCACGACCATCGCCGGGCTCTCGGCGGCCATTCCGGCCGTGGTCTTCTACAACCTGTTCGTGCGCAAGATCGACCTGATCGGGAACGAGCTGGAGCGCCTGCGCACCCTGCTCGAGGAAGCCGCGCCGCAAACCGCGCGAAACACGGAACGCGACCATGCTCCCCGCCGGCCCGAGACCCACGAGAAGGAGCGGATCCGATGA
- the bshC gene encoding bacillithiol biosynthesis BshC: MTGRTYPVARGAPLAAVPDLPSLMIDWVTGAASLVGATAEWRTCLESPSPSTPAPAWSDTAWRDAWWDDFAADLPDDEAVSICRSNVAALAAGAADVIVTGQQPGFLGGPLYTLYKAAACIAAAEARSAAGRPTVPLFWSGDDDDDLREAFAPRLYDPRRRAILRPVAPIPAASLSVGALPASLAGAGEAAWLAERAAHEPLARRLAGIWQSAIAGRQTWGRLHRRALLLLFGRSGMLALSGGDARLHAAAAPLYARILQDEAGLAARAAQRGDRLVADGYHAQIAEGSLARPFSVAVDGQRRRLGDKNARPSDPASLRPGVLFRSPVQDWLFRPAGVVVGPGELSYLKQTEPVYEALEMPRPPLVPRLFCTLTQDAAAGSRSDAPVHGAASAAALTRVDGVAAESLTDVLRETFGLTAAEARDVAAPNLKRWSARNSALFDRLAGTGDGPDGRPAWVAPGARRQERVLAMHWATALWGETLTDAVLAAAQAHLASGAAGEWADWRIVVGAAGSERNET; the protein is encoded by the coding sequence ATGACCGGCCGGACTTATCCCGTCGCGCGCGGCGCCCCGCTCGCGGCAGTGCCGGACTTGCCGAGCCTGATGATCGACTGGGTGACGGGCGCCGCCTCTTTAGTCGGTGCGACCGCGGAGTGGCGCACCTGTCTGGAATCCCCATCGCCGTCCACTCCGGCGCCGGCCTGGTCCGACACAGCGTGGCGAGACGCCTGGTGGGACGATTTCGCGGCCGATCTGCCCGACGACGAAGCCGTGTCGATCTGCCGCAGCAACGTGGCGGCGCTGGCCGCCGGCGCGGCCGACGTGATCGTCACCGGGCAGCAACCCGGTTTTCTGGGCGGGCCGCTCTACACGCTGTACAAGGCGGCGGCATGCATAGCCGCAGCCGAGGCGCGCAGTGCCGCCGGACGCCCCACCGTGCCGCTCTTCTGGTCCGGCGACGACGACGACGATCTGCGCGAGGCGTTCGCGCCACGTCTCTACGATCCCCGTCGCCGGGCCATCCTGCGTCCGGTCGCGCCGATCCCGGCGGCGTCCCTGTCGGTGGGCGCCCTGCCGGCCTCGCTGGCCGGCGCCGGGGAGGCCGCGTGGCTCGCGGAACGGGCCGCGCATGAACCGCTGGCCCGCCGTCTCGCCGGGATCTGGCAGTCGGCCATCGCCGGCCGACAAACCTGGGGCCGTCTCCACCGGCGCGCCCTGCTGCTGCTGTTCGGTCGCAGCGGCATGCTGGCGCTTTCCGGCGGCGACGCCCGCCTCCATGCCGCGGCGGCACCACTGTACGCACGGATCCTGCAGGACGAGGCCGGCTTGGCGGCCCGCGCCGCGCAGAGGGGAGATCGGCTCGTCGCGGACGGATACCACGCCCAGATCGCAGAGGGGTCCCTGGCGAGACCGTTCAGCGTTGCCGTCGACGGGCAACGCCGGCGCCTGGGCGATAAGAACGCCCGCCCCTCGGACCCGGCGTCGCTGCGACCAGGCGTGCTGTTCCGCTCTCCCGTACAGGACTGGCTCTTCCGTCCGGCGGGCGTCGTGGTGGGGCCCGGCGAATTGTCGTACCTGAAGCAGACGGAGCCCGTGTACGAGGCGCTGGAAATGCCACGGCCGCCGCTGGTGCCGCGTCTCTTCTGTACACTGACCCAGGATGCGGCGGCGGGATCCCGTTCCGACGCGCCGGTCCACGGGGCCGCCTCGGCGGCCGCGCTCACACGCGTGGACGGCGTGGCGGCGGAGTCTCTCACGGACGTGTTGCGCGAGACGTTCGGTCTCACCGCGGCCGAGGCCCGGGACGTCGCAGCGCCGAACCTGAAGCGTTGGTCCGCGCGCAACAGCGCACTGTTCGACCGGCTCGCCGGGACGGGCGACGGACCGGACGGGCGCCCGGCGTGGGTCGCGCCCGGTGCGCGACGCCAGGAACGCGTGCTGGCCATGCACTGGGCCACGGCCCTCTGGGGGGAGACGCTGACGGATGCCGTGCTGGCGGCGGCGCAGGCTCATCTGGCCTCCGGGGCGGCAGGGGAGTGGGCGGACTGGCGAATCGTCGTCGGCGCCGCCGGAAGCGAAAGGAACGAGACATGA
- the bshA gene encoding N-acetyl-alpha-D-glucosaminyl L-malate synthase BshA codes for MPVIGITCYPSAGGSGIVASELGLNLARRGYEVHFITDAMPVRLQRYERNIFFHQVEAVSYPVFRHTPYTLALATKMCEVARHHGLDILHVHYAIPHAASAYLARCMLGRENIAIITTLHGTDITLVGQEPSYFEMTRFLIAESDAVTAVSTSLREETARIFGCAREIEVIPNFVDPRRFRPRLDLDRGAYASRDEKLILHASNFRPVKNIPNVLRVFAGITAKVPSRLLLLGEGPERGPAERLAVELGVRDRVTFLGQLENLEDLLAVADLTLLPSRHESFGLVALESMACGTPVIATNVGGTSEFIEDGHNSFLCDPDEIDLWVATATRLLRDDALYRQIADDGLRDAVARFGTPCVIKLYVQLYDRLLAQRGA; via the coding sequence TTGCCGGTGATCGGAATCACCTGCTATCCGTCCGCAGGCGGCAGCGGCATCGTCGCCAGCGAGCTGGGGCTCAACCTCGCCCGCCGCGGCTACGAGGTGCACTTCATCACCGACGCCATGCCGGTCCGGCTGCAGCGGTACGAGCGGAACATCTTCTTCCACCAGGTGGAAGCGGTCTCCTACCCGGTCTTCCGGCACACGCCCTACACCCTGGCCCTGGCGACCAAGATGTGCGAGGTGGCCCGTCACCACGGCCTGGACATCCTGCACGTCCATTACGCCATCCCCCACGCCGCCAGCGCCTACCTGGCCCGCTGCATGCTCGGCCGGGAGAACATCGCCATCATCACGACGCTGCACGGTACCGACATCACCCTGGTCGGCCAGGAGCCGTCCTATTTCGAGATGACCCGCTTCCTGATCGCCGAGAGCGACGCGGTGACCGCCGTGAGCACCTCGCTGAGGGAAGAGACCGCCCGCATTTTCGGTTGCGCGCGCGAGATCGAGGTCATTCCCAACTTCGTCGACCCGCGGCGCTTCAGGCCCCGCCTCGACCTCGATCGCGGCGCGTACGCCTCCCGGGACGAGAAGCTTATCCTGCACGCTTCGAATTTCCGCCCGGTGAAGAACATTCCCAACGTGCTGCGCGTCTTCGCCGGGATCACCGCCAAGGTGCCCAGCCGGCTGCTGTTGCTGGGCGAGGGACCCGAGCGGGGCCCGGCCGAGCGGCTGGCGGTGGAACTGGGCGTGAGGGACCGGGTCACCTTCCTGGGCCAGCTCGAGAACCTGGAGGATCTGCTGGCAGTGGCCGATCTGACCCTGCTGCCCTCGCGGCACGAGTCCTTCGGCCTGGTGGCGCTGGAGTCGATGGCCTGCGGCACGCCCGTCATCGCGACGAACGTCGGCGGCACAAGCGAGTTCATCGAGGATGGGCACAACAGCTTCCTGTGCGACCCGGACGAGATCGATCTCTGGGTCGCCACGGCGACGCGGCTGCTGCGGGACGACGCGCTGTACCGGCAGATCGCCGACGACGGGCTGCGCGACGCGGTGGCGCGTTTCGGAACACCCTGCGTGATCAAGCTCTACGTTCAGCTCTACGATAGATTGCTCGCGCAGCGGGGCGCCTGA